Proteins from a single region of Paenibacillus sp. BIHB 4019:
- a CDS encoding alginate lyase family protein — translation MDHLYFRPKQRSEWGASFQQHFPKQAAAAIAQADRWCENKPIIWKGFEIDLGQPVNWLYNPTGDKEFTWGINRFKHLRSLGTAFACTGDEKYAAKALEHILGWIDTQPCPRNLPAEELTYFQRPGPWRLLETGLRLRQWIYAYHFFDQSESWNAEAKERFLQSVKEHAWFLSTYKASIEINHSIMHMIGLLGAGLTFVTWEESAEWRSTAMKRLEECICVQVLPDGVHSELTPHYHMVSLELFVDCAVMAKKRGLAFSGEYERIVAGMTRFASLMIRQDGSMAPFADSFANQPPDLNAAALYYDRPELLLEDQLYEQFWTVGPEAIDRLLAAAAKVPEAAAKVPEATAKAPEAAVSQAASTAGEAEASSSFAGERLPFAFPAAGYYGLGDTEQQLIFDAAALGGPHGHADALSFEWCAYGEALFVDPGTYTYMENPWRRYFKSTSAHNTVLVDGQDQTPYLRTQRWGVPEAAVSLIAWEPDQQMICAEHDGYASRGVTHRRAVWFLDSGEWVIYDRLTGTGEHTYQHRLHTRLLEWETHKRAAGSAAAANVTVSNDEPACYYAKGSGLFNGVEAAAASPLACELLVFGPPELELDVEDSWESVHQMKMQPLKVLQGLLTTENEGAWFITVMKPSLGTQQLAISEWSVAMDEQGRPVLGLNRDGRLTVFAMPE, via the coding sequence ATGGATCATTTGTATTTTAGGCCGAAGCAGAGAAGCGAGTGGGGAGCAAGCTTCCAGCAGCATTTTCCCAAGCAGGCGGCCGCTGCCATTGCGCAGGCAGACCGCTGGTGCGAGAATAAGCCTATAATTTGGAAAGGTTTTGAAATCGATCTGGGCCAGCCTGTCAATTGGCTTTACAACCCGACTGGAGACAAGGAATTTACTTGGGGCATTAATCGCTTTAAGCATCTTCGCTCCTTAGGCACCGCCTTTGCGTGCACCGGAGACGAGAAATATGCGGCTAAAGCGCTGGAGCATATTTTAGGCTGGATCGATACGCAGCCATGCCCGCGGAATTTGCCGGCAGAGGAGCTGACCTATTTTCAAAGGCCCGGCCCGTGGCGGCTGTTGGAAACTGGACTTAGGCTGCGCCAATGGATATATGCCTATCATTTTTTCGATCAATCGGAAAGCTGGAATGCTGAAGCGAAGGAACGGTTTCTCCAATCGGTAAAAGAGCATGCTTGGTTTCTCTCCACCTACAAAGCGAGCATTGAAATCAATCATTCGATTATGCATATGATTGGGCTGCTGGGCGCGGGGCTGACCTTTGTGACGTGGGAGGAAAGCGCGGAATGGCGCAGCACCGCGATGAAGCGGCTGGAGGAATGCATATGCGTGCAGGTGCTGCCAGATGGCGTCCATTCGGAGCTTACGCCGCACTACCATATGGTATCGCTGGAGTTGTTCGTCGATTGTGCCGTTATGGCGAAAAAGCGCGGGCTTGCGTTCTCAGGCGAATACGAGCGCATTGTAGCCGGCATGACGCGATTCGCAAGCTTGATGATCAGGCAGGACGGCAGCATGGCGCCGTTTGCCGATTCCTTCGCGAACCAGCCGCCCGATTTGAATGCGGCGGCGCTGTATTATGATCGTCCAGAACTGCTGCTGGAAGATCAGCTGTATGAGCAGTTTTGGACGGTCGGCCCTGAGGCTATCGACCGCCTGCTGGCAGCGGCAGCTAAGGTGCCGGAAGCGGCAGCTAAGGTGCCGGAAGCGACAGCTAAGGCGCCAGAAGCGGCAGTATCGCAGGCGGCTTCAACGGCAGGCGAAGCAGAAGCGTCAAGCTCCTTTGCGGGGGAGCGGCTGCCGTTTGCATTCCCGGCGGCAGGCTATTATGGGCTTGGCGATACGGAGCAGCAGCTCATCTTCGATGCGGCAGCGCTTGGAGGCCCTCATGGCCATGCCGATGCATTGTCCTTCGAATGGTGCGCCTATGGCGAAGCGCTGTTCGTCGATCCGGGCACATACACGTATATGGAAAATCCATGGCGCCGTTATTTCAAAAGCACATCTGCCCATAATACCGTTCTTGTGGACGGGCAGGATCAGACGCCTTATTTGCGCACCCAAAGATGGGGCGTGCCAGAGGCTGCCGTTTCCTTGATTGCTTGGGAACCGGATCAGCAAATGATTTGCGCGGAGCATGACGGATATGCTTCCCGCGGCGTTACGCACAGGCGCGCCGTATGGTTTCTGGACAGCGGAGAATGGGTCATCTATGACCGCCTGACGGGTACAGGCGAGCATACGTATCAGCACCGGCTGCATACTAGGCTGCTGGAATGGGAGACGCACAAACGGGCAGCAGGCAGCGCTGCTGCGGCAAATGTTACGGTCTCCAATGATGAGCCTGCCTGCTACTATGCGAAAGGCAGCGGCTTGTTCAACGGAGTAGAAGCGGCAGCCGCTTCGCCGCTCGCCTGCGAGCTGCTCGTATTTGGACCGCCGGAGCTGGAGCTTGACGTGGAGGATAGCTGGGAATCCGTGCACCAAATGAAGATGCAGCCGCTGAAGGTGCTTCAAGGTTTGCTGACAACGGAAAATGAAGGTGCATGGTTTATTACCGTGATGAAGCCATCACTTGGCACGCAGCAGCTGGCGATCTCTGAATGGAGCGTCGCAATGGACGAGCAGGGCCGCCCTGTTCTGGGCTTAAACCGTGACGGGCGCCTTACCGTGTTCGCAATGCCTGAATGA